In one window of Acipenser ruthenus chromosome 34, fAciRut3.2 maternal haplotype, whole genome shotgun sequence DNA:
- the LOC131705037 gene encoding uncharacterized protein LOC131705037, protein MATQHTQSSVKAEEDSGSDKERSEMNEAFSTCTAEEGWPGCPDQDGSPDNTLSPESPEVKLPEGSLEDCVSITPQCCLPASTGCQNPTCSQEGASEPRSHSPNDSKGDGAPGIPVPGETPATGNRVPLNDLPKMGLEMSEGSTAVLEGKNLEDKGRSVEGCLKTDKAEGNQIENLSDPILGQAGDSLDSITADLELTRISCKDVKETQLGPLPEATPPAKLGVLRDSGHSAVPQEDHKRALLPHSALQQAHKEQVPAEPPPLATVVPELANESSLGELSVLESGEGEGLQEGGLAGGAKQGAAWEGDAETEKDMRLGSQRPGDSLLLPGTREEAAEAPNQPSRSRMEVENGDSASDNMSDSGVSADFSPGSTLELEGTLDTPPANETPIERGIRLAQKREDSLRRARGISRPCVSEEYVEIPIRKPILSKPLPVNSSKGKDRQFAGLQMKKQIQLETKREEDLVQLGKVLGVYDRGAWQELQEKKLLFEQFQEPEHPVSKKLSASTDFLNASPGQSVRERRKSLETLAQNPSAEGSNASSWSSSNSSRSSNVSEAPRGPSLAEGPNVIILENTFQLHAATPSYSPQPVPPPTRAINSSQGEKVIILDSENMFSRGNASDKGPAVNGDASPTENPFFKLRTSREPQTLVEQDILAAKQREQELHRQRYSLYGNEGNQESGKPRIASTNGGHVSRSSPTPSERLAQGKLDVTWPPRQTTTKPSDQSETHRSSRTPGQKIALLQRWEAGLVNGHRDDDE, encoded by the exons ATGGCAACCCAGCACACCCAGAGTTCTGTCAAAGCAGAAGAGGACAGCGGTTCAGACAAAGAGCGCAGCGAAATGAACGAGGCTTTTTCAACTTGCACAGCTGAAGAAGGCTGGCCCGGCTGCCCTGACCAAGACGGGTCACCTGACAATACCCTTTCCCCAGAATCTCCGGAGGTGAAACTTCCAGAAGGATCTTTAGAGGATTGCGTGAGCATCACTCCGCAATGCTGTCTACCTGCTAGCACAGGCTGCCAGAACCCAACCTGCTCACAGGAGGGCGCTAGTGAGCCTCGAAGCCATAGCCCCAATGACAGCAAGGGTGATGGTGCACCAGGCATTCCGGTTCCAGGGGAAACACCAGCCACTGGAAACAGGGTTCCCCTTAATGACCTTCCCAAAATGGGTTTGGAAATGAGTGAGGGGTCAACCGCCGTGTTGGAAGGGAAGAACTTAGAAGACAAAGGAAGATCTGTTGAGGGGTGTTTGAAAACAGATAAAGCAGAAGGAAACCAGATTGAGAATCTCTCAGATCCCATTCTCGGGCAGGCTGGTGATAGCCTGGACAGCATCACAGCGGATTTGGAACTCACCAGAATTTCATGTAAAGATGTAAAAGAAACTCAGCTCGGCCCTCTTCCTGAAGCTACACCTCCAGCCAAACTGGGTGTTCTGAGAGACTCCGGACACAGTGCAGTACCTCAGGAGGACCACAAGAGGGCGCTCCTTCCCCACTCAGCTTTGCAGCAGGCGCACAAGGAACAGGTGCCTGCAGAGCCGCCACCCCTAGCAACTGTTGTCCCGGAGCTGGCCAATGAGAGTTCCCTCGGGGAGCTCAGCGTGCtggagagtggagagggggaAGGGCTACAGGAAGGTGGATTAGCAGGTGGAGCTAAGCAGGGAGCAGCCTGGGAGGGAGACGCTGAGACAGAGAAGGATATGAGGCTGGGATCACAGCGCCCAGGAGACAGTCTGCTTCTTCCAGGCACGCGAGAGGAGGCTGCTGAGGCTCCTAATCAACCCAGCAGAAGCAGAATGGAAGTGGAAAACGGAGACAGCGCCTCCGACAACATGAGTGACAGCGGGGTGTCTGCCGATTTCTCCCCCGGCAGCACGCTGGAACTTGAAGGCACCTTGGACACTCCTCCTGCCAACGAGACTCCCATTGAGAGGGGCATCCGTCTGGCCCAGAAGCGGGAGGACAGCCTGAGAAGGGCCAGGGGGATCTCCAGACCGTGTGTGTCTGAGGAGTACGTGGAGATCCCAATCAGGAAGCCTATTTTGTCCAAGCCCTTGCCGGTGAACTCCAGCAAGGGAAAGGACAGACAGTTCGCCGGGCTGCAGATGAAGAAGCAGATCCAGCTGGAAACCAAGAGGGAGGAAGACCTGGTGCAGCTGGGGAAGGTCCTGGGGGTCTACGACCGGGGGGCATGGCAGGAACTCCAGGAGAAGAAGCTTCTCTTTGAGCAGTTCCAAGAGCCGGAGCATCCTGTGTCTAAGAAGCTGTCTGCATCCACTGACTTTCTGAACGCCAGCCCAGGGCAAAGCGTGCGAGAAAGGAGAAAAAGCTTAGAGACGCTGGCCCAGAATCCCTCGGCTGAAGGTTCAAACGCTTCCTCCTGGAGCTCCTCAAACTCTTCAAGGTCTTCCAACGTCTCAGAGGCCCCCAGAGGCCCATCTTTGGCTGAAGGCCCCAACGTCATCATCTTGGAGAACACATTCCAGCTTCATGCTGCCACACCGTCTTATTCTCCCCAGCCGGTCCCCCCACCCACCCGGGCTATCAATTCCTCTCAAGGGGAGAAGGTCATCATCCTGGATTCTGAAAACATGTTCTCCAGGGGGAATGCATCCGACAAAGGGCCGGCTGTAAACGGAGACGCCTCACCCACGGAGAACCCCTTTTTCAAGCTTCGCACATCCAGGGAGCCCCAGACGCTGGTGGAGCAGGACATCCTGGCAGCCAAGCAGAGGGAGCAGGAGCTGCACAGGCAGAGGTACAGCCTGTATGGGAACGAGGGGAACCAGGAGAGCGGCAAACCCAGGATTGCAAGCACCAACGGTGGACACGTTTCAAGAAGCTCCCCCACTCCATCAG AACGCCTGGCTCAAGGGAAACTGGACGTGACCTGGCCCCCTCGACAGACCACCACAAAACCCAGTGACCAGTCCGAG acTCACAGAAGCTCCCGTACACCTGGGCAGAAGATCGCTCTGCTGCAGCGCTGGGAGGCTGGACTGGTGAACGGACACCGAGACGATGATGAGTGA